One genomic window of Acidobacteriota bacterium includes the following:
- a CDS encoding PilZ domain-containing protein, protein MTMPDFLRPAPTSGAIPKRDRRSYKRVDLRLSGRFLTSEAEDRELLTSNVSCDGAFILSSVPPDSGQQIVCYFDELGRVVADVVRMTPGGFAVRFKTSTLKRDKLADRLTWLLNKDTLGLAEDRGATRYPANGQAVVVLSDGTQLQCRLTDISLTGAAFEALGTPPFVGDRVHTGNLPAEVVRVAGRKFAVRYLRGAEAAEG, encoded by the coding sequence ATGACGATGCCAGACTTCCTCCGCCCGGCGCCCACTTCCGGCGCCATCCCCAAGCGGGACCGGCGTAGCTACAAGCGCGTCGACCTTCGCCTGTCGGGCCGTTTCCTGACATCCGAAGCCGAAGACCGCGAACTGCTGACCTCGAACGTCTCCTGCGACGGCGCTTTCATCCTGTCCTCGGTGCCGCCGGATTCCGGCCAGCAGATTGTCTGCTATTTCGACGAGCTCGGCCGCGTCGTCGCCGACGTCGTCCGCATGACCCCCGGCGGCTTCGCCGTCCGCTTCAAGACCTCGACCCTCAAGCGGGACAAGCTCGCTGACCGGCTCACCTGGCTCCTCAACAAGGATACGCTCGGCCTCGCCGAGGACCGAGGCGCCACCCGCTACCCCGCCAACGGGCAGGCGGTCGTTGTCCTCTCCGACGGCACGCAGCTGCAGTGCCGCCTCACCGACATCTCGCTCACCGGCGCCGCGTTCGAAGCGCTCGGCACCCCGCCCTTTGTCGGCGACCGGGTCCACACCGGCAACCTTCCCGCAGAAGTCGTGCGCGTTGCCGGCCGCAAGTTCGCCGTCCGCTACCTGCGCGGCGCCGAGGCGGCCGAGGGCTGA
- a CDS encoding DUF4345 family protein gives MLIRIFLALMALMFAAFGLWSLVSPLEMASGLGMQVSGPNGAYELRGIYGGVSLAAAGLCGAGAARTALRQPALWFLVVYMGGYSFARAAALLLGPPPAPAFATFVAFEVISFVLAAAALRATHKA, from the coding sequence ATGCTGATCCGCATTTTCCTCGCCCTCATGGCGCTCATGTTCGCTGCCTTCGGCCTCTGGTCGCTCGTGAGCCCCCTTGAGATGGCCTCAGGGCTCGGCATGCAGGTTTCCGGGCCCAATGGCGCCTACGAGCTGCGGGGTATCTACGGCGGCGTCAGCCTCGCGGCGGCGGGCCTGTGCGGGGCAGGCGCTGCCCGCACCGCACTCCGCCAGCCCGCCTTGTGGTTCCTCGTCGTCTATATGGGCGGCTATAGCTTCGCCCGCGCCGCCGCGCTGTTGCTCGGCCCGCCGCCTGCCCCGGCCTTTGCGACCTTCGTGGCATTTGAAGTCATCAGCTTCGTCCTCGCAGCGGCCGCCCTGCGGGCAACGCACAAGGCCTGA
- a CDS encoding choline dehydrogenase — MSTETFDYVIVGAGSAGCVLANRLSADPAIRVCLIEAGKKDTALMVRMPAGVGSLIKEANDHNWGFYTEPQKHMDGRKLYWPRGKGWGGSSSINGMIYIRGHAGDYDQWGQMGLKGWSYADVLPYFKRAETYEGGANDFHGGGGPLNVSESPLTSPIYKAFIEAGREAGYPVTNDFNGAQQEGFGPYQRTIHRGERWSASFAYLRPIEGTRANLKVISTGLVTRVLIEGGKAVGAEFVEAKGQVASSVRASREVIVCAGAVQSPQLLQLSGIGDPDALKALGIDVKAASPNVGKNLQDHLDVTVINKMTQGQSAYSMQKGIKKLFVGIQYLATQKGAGADNFLQAGAFLKSREGLEMPDLQLHVVNAIMMNHGNHQPTEDGFTVHACQLRPESKGTVMLKSADPFDHPAIDPNYLATEEDRRALRQSVKMVRDVCRQAALAPYKGDEIMPGSGVVSDADVDAFIRAKGETIYHPVGTVSMGTASSSPVDGELRVRGIEGLRVVDASVMPTLIGGNTNAPTIMVAEKAADMILGAKPPAPEEPKRALAPA; from the coding sequence GTGAGTACCGAAACGTTTGACTATGTGATCGTCGGGGCCGGCAGCGCCGGGTGCGTGCTGGCCAACCGGCTGTCGGCCGATCCGGCGATCCGGGTCTGCCTGATCGAGGCGGGCAAGAAGGACACGGCGCTGATGGTGCGCATGCCGGCCGGCGTCGGCAGCCTCATCAAGGAGGCCAATGACCATAACTGGGGTTTTTACACCGAGCCACAGAAGCACATGGACGGGCGCAAGCTTTACTGGCCGCGCGGCAAGGGCTGGGGCGGGTCGTCGTCGATCAACGGGATGATCTACATCCGCGGGCATGCGGGCGACTATGATCAATGGGGTCAGATGGGTCTGAAGGGCTGGAGCTATGCGGACGTGCTGCCCTATTTCAAGCGCGCCGAGACGTATGAGGGCGGCGCCAATGATTTCCATGGCGGCGGCGGGCCACTGAATGTTTCCGAGAGCCCGCTGACAAGCCCGATCTACAAGGCGTTCATCGAAGCGGGCCGCGAGGCGGGTTATCCGGTCACGAACGACTTCAACGGCGCCCAGCAGGAAGGCTTTGGGCCCTACCAGCGCACGATCCACAGGGGCGAGCGCTGGAGCGCGTCGTTTGCCTACCTGCGCCCGATCGAAGGGACGCGGGCGAACCTCAAGGTGATCTCGACCGGGCTTGTAACGCGGGTGCTGATCGAGGGCGGCAAGGCGGTGGGCGCCGAGTTCGTGGAAGCGAAGGGGCAGGTCGCCTCGAGCGTCCGCGCGAGCCGGGAAGTGATTGTTTGCGCCGGGGCCGTGCAGTCGCCGCAACTGTTGCAGCTGTCCGGCATCGGCGATCCGGACGCGCTGAAGGCGCTTGGCATCGACGTGAAAGCGGCGTCGCCAAACGTTGGCAAGAACCTCCAGGATCACCTCGACGTGACCGTGATCAACAAGATGACGCAGGGCCAGTCGGCCTATTCAATGCAGAAAGGCATCAAGAAGCTGTTCGTCGGGATCCAGTATCTGGCGACCCAGAAGGGCGCCGGCGCCGACAACTTCCTGCAGGCCGGCGCGTTCCTGAAATCGCGTGAAGGGCTGGAGATGCCTGACCTGCAATTGCACGTCGTCAACGCCATCATGATGAACCACGGAAACCATCAGCCGACGGAAGATGGGTTCACTGTGCACGCCTGCCAGCTGCGGCCGGAGAGCAAGGGCACGGTGATGCTGAAATCAGCGGATCCGTTCGATCATCCGGCAATTGACCCGAACTATCTCGCGACTGAGGAAGACCGCCGGGCGCTGCGCCAGTCGGTGAAGATGGTGCGCGATGTTTGCCGCCAGGCGGCGCTGGCACCGTACAAGGGCGACGAAATCATGCCCGGTTCGGGCGTGGTGTCGGATGCCGACGTGGATGCCTTCATCCGCGCCAAGGGCGAGACGATCTACCACCCGGTGGGGACGGTCTCGATGGGTACGGCGTCGTCGAGCCCGGTCGACGGCGAGCTCAGGGTGCGCGGCATCGAGGGGCTGCGGGTCGTGGATGCGTCGGTCATGCCGACCCTGATCGGCGGCAATACCAACGCGCCGACGATCATGGTGGCCGAGAAGGCCGCCGACATGATCCTGGGCGCAAAGCCGCCGGCGCCAGAGGAGCCAAAGCGCGCATTGGCGCCGGCCTAG
- a CDS encoding DUF4339 domain-containing protein, producing MRARPRIDRVLPSKAARPAPDSALNLADLDPAVWHVMSRNEAHGPFTLGQLQAFADAGKINPLTRISCGDGEPFLPALDHPPLRARIEAYLAIRAARRAEASNFVIIAGAETAASRRHVIGAALNLLGRFSEPMPGTFILRSSRGLSDIRRALEAAAPAGAQFLIFESRDARLGWTGLSAQGSEAILAVWNASLPSAD from the coding sequence ATGCGCGCACGTCCCCGCATCGACCGCGTCCTGCCGTCCAAGGCGGCGCGTCCCGCACCGGACTCCGCCCTCAACCTGGCCGACCTTGACCCCGCTGTCTGGCATGTGATGAGCCGCAACGAGGCACACGGCCCCTTCACGCTTGGCCAGCTTCAGGCCTTCGCCGATGCCGGCAAGATCAACCCGCTCACGCGCATCTCGTGCGGCGACGGCGAACCCTTCCTGCCCGCACTCGACCACCCGCCGCTGCGCGCCCGCATCGAGGCCTATCTCGCAATCCGCGCCGCACGCCGCGCCGAGGCCTCGAACTTCGTGATCATCGCCGGCGCCGAGACCGCCGCAAGCCGCCGGCACGTCATCGGCGCCGCGCTCAACCTGCTCGGGCGCTTTTCAGAGCCTATGCCCGGCACCTTTATCCTGCGCTCCTCGCGCGGGCTCAGCGACATCCGCCGCGCGCTCGAGGCCGCCGCGCCTGCCGGCGCCCAGTTCCTGATCTTCGAATCCCGGGACGCGCGCCTCGGCTGGACCGGCCTGTCCGCCCAGGGCTCGGAAGCCATCCTTGCCGTGTGGAACGCGTCCCTTCCGTCTGCGGACTAA
- a CDS encoding gamma carbonic anhydrase family protein yields MATYELDGVRPTLPASGNCWIAGSAEVMGNVILRENASVWYGCVLRGDNDPITIGENTNIQDLSVIHTDIGAPVTIGANVTVGHRVILHGCEIGDDTLIGMGSTILNRVKIGRNCIIGANTLISEGKEIPDNSLVMGAPGKVVKELSPQQVQMIRMSALHYVENWKKHQAKLVKIV; encoded by the coding sequence ATGGCCACGTATGAACTGGATGGAGTCAGGCCCACGTTGCCGGCGAGCGGAAACTGCTGGATTGCCGGCAGCGCCGAGGTGATGGGCAACGTAATCCTGCGCGAAAATGCATCAGTCTGGTATGGCTGTGTGCTGCGCGGCGACAATGACCCGATCACGATCGGCGAGAATACGAATATCCAGGACCTGAGCGTGATCCATACGGACATCGGTGCGCCGGTCACCATCGGGGCGAACGTGACGGTGGGTCACCGGGTGATCCTGCACGGGTGCGAGATTGGCGACGACACGCTGATCGGGATGGGCTCGACCATCCTCAACCGCGTGAAGATCGGCCGTAACTGCATTATCGGTGCGAACACACTGATCTCCGAAGGCAAGGAGATTCCGGACAATTCGCTGGTGATGGGCGCGCCGGGCAAGGTGGTGAAGGAGCTCTCGCCGCAGCAGGTGCAGATGATCAGGATGTCGGCGCTGCACTATGTGGAGAACTGGAAGAAGCACCAGGCGAAGCTGGTCAAGATCGTTTAG
- a CDS encoding PhoH family protein: protein MGKRNAAKRLKTATEVRPSAWFDEPARSKGPQLHAIEGGRRSWHPDDGDTITNVQPHERTQRYQKTVKPRSENQAQLMNAMESHALVCALGPAGTGKTYLAICKAVEALQKGKVSKIILSRPAVEAGEQLGFLPGGMEDKLAPYLRPLYDALADRLSPAQLKHMLAEGTIEIAPIGFMRGRTLNNAFVVIDEAQNCTYTQLKMLLTRLGWHSTMVITGDPGQSDLLPEFSGLAKAAERLEALSGAAVIRLEAADVVRHPLVAEMLDVL from the coding sequence ATGGGTAAACGCAACGCAGCCAAGCGCCTGAAGACAGCTACCGAGGTTCGTCCCTCGGCCTGGTTCGACGAGCCGGCCCGCAGCAAGGGACCTCAACTCCACGCCATAGAAGGCGGCCGGCGCAGCTGGCATCCGGACGACGGCGACACGATCACCAACGTCCAGCCGCACGAGCGCACCCAGCGCTACCAGAAAACCGTCAAGCCGCGCTCGGAAAACCAGGCCCAGCTGATGAACGCCATGGAAAGCCACGCCCTGGTCTGCGCCCTCGGCCCGGCCGGCACCGGCAAGACCTACCTCGCCATCTGCAAAGCGGTCGAAGCGCTGCAGAAAGGCAAGGTCTCGAAGATCATCCTGTCGCGCCCCGCCGTTGAGGCAGGCGAGCAGCTCGGCTTCCTGCCGGGCGGAATGGAAGACAAGCTCGCGCCCTACCTGCGCCCACTTTACGACGCCCTCGCCGACCGGCTCTCGCCCGCCCAGCTGAAACACATGCTCGCCGAAGGCACGATCGAGATCGCGCCCATCGGCTTCATGCGCGGCCGTACACTGAACAATGCCTTCGTGGTCATCGATGAAGCGCAGAACTGCACCTACACGCAGCTCAAGATGCTCCTCACCCGCCTCGGCTGGCATTCCACCATGGTCATCACCGGCGACCCCGGCCAGTCGGACCTGCTCCCGGAATTCTCCGGCCTCGCCAAAGCCGCCGAGCGCCTCGAAGCGCTCTCCGGCGCCGCCGTCATCCGGCTCGAAGCCGCCGACGTGGTTCGCCACCCCCTCGTTGCGGAAATGCTGGACGTGCTCTAG
- a CDS encoding alpha/beta fold hydrolase produces MKTYSSFDGTPVSYHDLGSGPLVFLLHGFSGNADLNWFQPGIAQKIAAAGYRVIAPDLRGHGASPFDAPPEAWPADAVARDQIALVRHLGAPPFATIGYSMGAISALRFHLLFRQTGRLILGGIGDAVADEFDARRNTAFRAAIEEGLAGKDTPGAKAILARARATGGTLKGYLGALSARTYTPADLLATFDVPTLVLTGDQDLDNGSGPTLAAKIPGARYQQLTGTHITAVIDPALPAAILADLALAR; encoded by the coding sequence ATGAAAACCTACAGCTCCTTCGACGGCACGCCGGTCAGCTACCATGATCTCGGCAGCGGCCCGCTCGTCTTCCTGCTTCACGGCTTCTCCGGCAACGCAGACCTGAACTGGTTCCAGCCAGGCATCGCGCAAAAGATCGCCGCCGCTGGCTACCGCGTCATCGCGCCGGACCTGCGCGGACATGGCGCCTCGCCCTTCGACGCGCCGCCGGAAGCCTGGCCCGCCGACGCCGTCGCGCGCGACCAGATCGCGCTGGTCCGCCATCTCGGCGCGCCGCCCTTCGCCACCATCGGCTACTCGATGGGCGCCATCTCTGCGCTCCGCTTCCACCTGCTCTTCCGCCAGACCGGCCGCCTCATCCTGGGCGGCATAGGCGACGCCGTCGCGGACGAGTTCGACGCCCGCCGCAACACGGCTTTCCGCGCCGCTATCGAAGAGGGCCTCGCCGGCAAGGACACGCCCGGCGCCAAGGCCATCCTCGCCCGCGCCAGAGCGACCGGCGGCACGTTGAAAGGCTACCTCGGCGCCCTCTCGGCGCGCACCTACACGCCCGCCGACCTGCTTGCGACCTTCGACGTGCCCACCCTCGTCCTCACCGGCGACCAGGATCTCGACAACGGCTCCGGCCCCACCCTCGCAGCGAAAATTCCCGGCGCCCGCTACCAGCAGCTCACGGGCACCCACATCACCGCCGTCATCGATCCGGCCCTCCCCGCCGCCATCCTCGCCGACCTCGCCCTCGCCCGCTGA
- a CDS encoding PAS domain-containing protein — MIDRSIHPNTRVLLDAWRRMQADPKAHALAGPDARDHESLIDRIFVVEQRDDQSWLVRTSGAVLNVLVGRNLVNHNYLDLWTGPDRAMMAAFMEAIRFDGAPGVVRGRGETLNGECVELEITLMPLSVESGRSPRLRMLGLYQTLASEPMLTSKPVFRHRISMLVPPDTRRSGPQLRLVANH; from the coding sequence ATGATCGACAGGTCGATCCACCCGAATACCCGCGTCCTGCTGGACGCCTGGCGCCGCATGCAGGCCGACCCCAAGGCGCATGCGCTTGCCGGCCCCGACGCACGCGACCATGAGAGCCTGATTGACCGCATCTTTGTGGTCGAGCAGCGCGACGACCAGTCCTGGCTGGTGCGCACTTCCGGCGCCGTGCTGAACGTGCTCGTCGGCCGCAACCTCGTGAACCACAACTACCTAGACCTCTGGACCGGCCCCGACCGCGCCATGATGGCCGCCTTCATGGAAGCCATCCGCTTCGACGGCGCGCCCGGCGTCGTGCGTGGCCGCGGCGAGACGCTCAACGGCGAATGTGTCGAACTCGAAATCACGCTGATGCCCCTCAGCGTCGAATCGGGCCGCTCGCCCCGCCTGCGCATGCTCGGCCTCTACCAGACGCTTGCCAGTGAGCCGATGCTCACCAGCAAGCCGGTCTTCCGCCACCGCATCTCGATGCTGGTGCCGCCGGATACCCGCCGGTCAGGCCCGCAGCTGCGGCTCGTCGCCAACCACTAG
- a CDS encoding rhomboid family intramembrane serine protease — MTTKNRQPPIINAPWPVAGFALVLIGLHLARILLPNGLQNAVFYYGALMPERFWAPAGAFSVTGLPAYSGPVEAFVPMVASALIHSDWMHVILNAAFIVALGKPLLELLRRAWPGREPSASAWLLGLFLFSQIVSSLAYLFSNIPDGGPAIGASGGASGLLAAVLLLREGPGTWLASRRFLVTSAMFVAGNALFAFMGPQLLGASIAWEAHVGGYIGGALFMRGLIWRMQAPAT, encoded by the coding sequence ATGACCACCAAGAATCGCCAGCCCCCCATCATCAATGCGCCCTGGCCAGTGGCTGGCTTTGCGCTCGTGCTGATCGGCCTGCACCTCGCCCGGATATTGCTGCCGAACGGGCTCCAGAATGCGGTCTTCTATTATGGAGCGCTGATGCCGGAGCGATTTTGGGCGCCGGCGGGGGCGTTTTCGGTGACCGGGCTGCCCGCCTATTCCGGTCCGGTGGAAGCTTTCGTGCCGATGGTTGCAAGCGCGCTGATCCACTCCGACTGGATGCACGTGATCCTCAACGCGGCGTTTATCGTGGCACTGGGAAAGCCGTTGCTTGAGCTGTTGCGGCGGGCGTGGCCGGGGCGCGAACCTTCGGCATCGGCCTGGTTGCTCGGGCTCTTCCTGTTCTCCCAGATCGTCAGCAGCCTCGCTTACCTGTTCTCGAACATTCCGGACGGCGGGCCTGCGATTGGCGCATCGGGCGGCGCCAGCGGCCTCCTGGCGGCGGTCCTGCTGCTAAGGGAAGGGCCCGGCACCTGGCTCGCCAGTCGCCGATTCCTGGTGACCAGCGCGATGTTTGTCGCCGGCAACGCCCTGTTCGCGTTCATGGGGCCGCAATTGCTGGGGGCCAGTATCGCCTGGGAAGCGCACGTCGGCGGCTATATCGGCGGCGCATTGTTCATGCGCGGCCTGATCTGGCGGATGCAGGCGCCGGCGACGTAG
- a CDS encoding TonB-dependent receptor, with protein sequence MKTGFACENPVSRLPFELQLPGRKFRVFSYNSNKARFGGLKAILCLGVGVTALTALAAPAVAQEEADDESRTLQTVTITATKREQTLQDVPIAVSVVDDSTIERAAIVDLNDLQSIVPSLQVGQLQSSANTNFVIRGFGNGANNAGIEPSVGVFIDGVYRSRSASQISDLPNIERVEVLRGPQSTLFGKNASAGVISVVTKKPQFEFGGVVDATISNFNGYRVNGYVTGPLTDNIAGAVGVTYNKRDGYVEDLGGGPDQNERNRYGIRGDLLFEPNENLSMRLMGDYDTIDEVCCAAGNVINGPTGAIVQAIGGNLAAEDPFSYEVYYNYGSTNKIDNGGLSFQADYDLGEVQLTSITAYRESKMDTNQDSDFTSADLIGRNANKTDIQTFTQEFRVSSSGDGNIDWMLGAFYFDESVAIENDFRYGDDFRAYADVLSGGALNTVEFLLGGAPAVGNLFGQSGQGLAEEFGLDNQSVSLFGTVDYHVNDRATVTFGLNYTDDEKDAYGRIVNTDAFSALDLVALGVAAGVPAPVANNPTFNPFLALRPLQFLPPFLAFPNAVESGQTHDNDISTTTRFAFDLTDNVNVYLSYATGFKATSWNLSRDSRPFASDFVPGSPASSPAPAGSPIRDAGLAVPNLGTGTRFAGPEEASVIEAGVKAQFDRLAFNLAVFDQVIDGFQSNVFTGTGFALANAGKQSNQGVEVDVTWTPIDPLLLTFAGTFQDPLYDSFENSASGDISGLVPSDIPEVITSTAATYFFEVAGMESFVRADWQYEGPSTYFDSPADQAAIGIEKEASIFNASAGFETDGGLGVTVWARNLTDEQYITVAFPSVAQAGSISGYPNQPRTFGVTVKKRF encoded by the coding sequence ATGAAGACGGGATTCGCCTGCGAAAACCCGGTCTCGAGACTACCGTTTGAGCTTCAACTCCCAGGAAGGAAATTCCGAGTGTTTTCTTATAATTCGAACAAGGCCCGCTTCGGCGGGCTTAAGGCGATTCTTTGCCTTGGCGTGGGCGTGACCGCCCTCACCGCGCTGGCCGCCCCGGCGGTCGCACAGGAAGAGGCCGATGACGAGTCGCGCACGCTGCAGACCGTCACGATCACGGCCACCAAGCGCGAGCAGACCCTTCAGGACGTGCCGATTGCCGTCTCCGTGGTCGACGATTCGACCATTGAGCGCGCGGCCATCGTTGACCTCAACGATCTCCAGTCGATCGTTCCGTCGCTGCAGGTTGGCCAGCTGCAATCGTCGGCCAATACCAACTTCGTGATCCGCGGCTTTGGCAACGGCGCAAACAACGCCGGCATCGAGCCTTCGGTCGGCGTGTTCATCGACGGCGTTTACCGGTCGCGTTCGGCCTCGCAGATTTCGGACCTTCCGAACATCGAGCGGGTTGAGGTGCTTCGCGGTCCGCAATCGACGCTGTTCGGCAAGAACGCTTCGGCGGGCGTCATCTCGGTGGTGACCAAGAAGCCGCAATTCGAGTTCGGCGGCGTGGTGGATGCCACGATCAGCAACTTCAACGGCTACCGCGTGAACGGCTACGTGACCGGTCCGCTGACGGACAATATCGCCGGCGCTGTGGGTGTGACCTACAACAAGCGCGACGGCTATGTTGAAGACCTGGGCGGCGGCCCGGACCAGAACGAGCGCAACCGTTACGGCATCCGCGGCGACCTGCTGTTCGAGCCGAACGAGAACCTCTCAATGCGCCTGATGGGCGACTATGACACGATCGACGAAGTCTGCTGCGCGGCGGGCAACGTGATCAACGGGCCGACGGGCGCAATCGTCCAGGCCATCGGCGGCAATCTCGCTGCCGAAGATCCGTTCAGCTACGAGGTCTATTACAACTACGGTTCGACCAACAAGATCGACAATGGCGGTCTGTCCTTCCAGGCCGACTATGATCTCGGCGAAGTGCAGCTGACCTCGATCACGGCTTACCGTGAATCGAAAATGGACACCAACCAGGACTCCGACTTCACCAGCGCAGACCTGATTGGCCGCAACGCCAACAAGACCGACATCCAGACGTTCACGCAGGAATTCCGCGTATCGTCGTCGGGCGATGGCAACATCGACTGGATGCTAGGCGCGTTCTATTTCGACGAATCCGTCGCCATCGAGAACGACTTCCGTTACGGCGACGATTTCCGTGCGTATGCGGATGTCCTGTCGGGCGGCGCGCTCAACACGGTCGAGTTCCTGCTCGGCGGAGCACCGGCGGTCGGTAACCTGTTCGGCCAGTCCGGCCAAGGTCTTGCCGAAGAGTTCGGTCTGGACAACCAGTCCGTCTCGCTGTTCGGCACCGTGGACTATCATGTCAATGACCGCGCGACCGTGACGTTCGGCTTGAACTACACGGATGACGAGAAGGACGCCTACGGACGGATCGTCAATACCGACGCCTTCTCCGCGCTCGATCTCGTGGCACTCGGCGTTGCGGCCGGCGTTCCGGCCCCGGTTGCCAACAACCCCACCTTCAACCCGTTCCTGGCGCTGCGTCCGCTGCAGTTCCTGCCGCCGTTCCTGGCGTTCCCGAACGCGGTCGAGTCGGGCCAGACCCACGACAACGACATCAGCACGACGACGCGGTTCGCATTCGACCTGACGGACAACGTGAACGTCTACCTGTCGTATGCGACCGGCTTCAAGGCGACGTCCTGGAACCTGTCACGCGACTCGCGTCCGTTCGCGTCGGACTTTGTTCCGGGCTCGCCGGCTTCGTCGCCGGCCCCGGCCGGATCGCCGATCCGCGATGCCGGCCTCGCCGTGCCGAACCTCGGAACCGGCACACGGTTCGCCGGTCCGGAGGAAGCGTCGGTGATCGAGGCAGGCGTCAAGGCCCAGTTCGACCGCCTGGCGTTCAACCTCGCTGTGTTCGACCAGGTGATCGACGGGTTCCAGTCGAACGTGTTCACCGGTACCGGCTTTGCCCTCGCCAACGCGGGCAAGCAGTCGAACCAGGGCGTGGAAGTCGACGTCACCTGGACGCCGATCGATCCGCTGCTGCTGACCTTCGCCGGCACCTTCCAGGATCCGCTGTATGACAGCTTCGAGAATTCGGCTTCGGGCGACATCTCGGGCCTAGTGCCATCGGATATCCCCGAGGTCATCACGTCGACGGCTGCGACCTACTTCTTCGAAGTTGCCGGCATGGAATCCTTCGTGCGGGCTGACTGGCAGTATGAAGGCCCGTCGACCTACTTCGACTCGCCGGCAGACCAGGCGGCCATCGGCATCGAGAAAGAGGCCAGCATCTTCAACGCTTCGGCCGGTTTCGAAACGGATGGCGGTCTGGGCGTGACGGTCTGGGCACGCAACCTGACGGACGAGCAGTACATCACCGTGGCTTTCCCGTCGGTGGCACAGGCTGGGTCGATCTCGGGTTACCCGAACCAGCCGCGCACGTTCGGCGTGACGGTGAAGAAGCGTTTCTAG
- a CDS encoding acetyl-CoA acetyltransferase, translating into MAKGDLPVLIGVGQSLSQWDGKSGAAGAPSPLSLMADASKAALADTGASGIAGAIDTIAIVRIFEDSVGRAAHPHGHNTNLPGTLARETGTSPARLIYETVGGQSPQALVNEMARRIHAGEIDAVLISGSEANRASKGARKHNVGINWADSDDAPYEDRGMGPMMLSREEIKHGLVAPAYFYGLFENAIAAREGRSRSGQRKAMAELFQPFTAVAAKNKYAQFPVEHSIDFLSTPSKENYEYADPFLKWFIAQDAVNQGAAAILVSSSKADELGVPESKRVYLHGGGDAGDDLISLRPVLDRSWAMDTAVSRALAQAGKAQSEIRHFDLYSCFPCAVFSGAAALGLDWKTDKRPLTLTGGLPFFGGPGNNYSLHGIAEMVQTLRKNHGNFGLVLANGGWMTKESAGVYSTTPPKSFSPAEPSAKPKTQVEVAIVSGDATLETFTVTHGKDGPERGIIFARFADGRRVIANNAGATELAVLRQDASPVGRKVKITAGDESATFVFA; encoded by the coding sequence ATGGCCAAAGGTGATCTTCCGGTCCTCATCGGCGTCGGCCAGTCACTCAGCCAATGGGACGGCAAGTCCGGCGCCGCCGGCGCGCCCTCGCCGCTCTCCCTGATGGCAGACGCCTCGAAGGCGGCCCTCGCCGACACCGGCGCATCTGGTATCGCGGGCGCCATCGACACGATTGCTATCGTGCGTATCTTCGAAGACTCCGTCGGCCGCGCCGCGCATCCGCACGGCCACAACACCAACCTGCCGGGCACCCTCGCCCGCGAGACCGGCACCAGCCCCGCGCGCCTGATCTACGAAACCGTCGGCGGCCAGAGCCCGCAGGCCCTCGTCAACGAGATGGCCCGCCGCATCCATGCCGGCGAAATCGACGCCGTGCTCATTTCCGGATCGGAAGCGAACCGCGCCTCGAAGGGCGCGCGCAAGCACAATGTCGGCATCAACTGGGCCGACAGCGACGATGCTCCGTATGAGGATCGCGGCATGGGTCCGATGATGCTGTCGCGCGAGGAGATCAAGCACGGCCTTGTCGCACCGGCCTATTTCTACGGCCTGTTCGAAAACGCCATCGCCGCCCGCGAAGGCCGCTCGCGCTCCGGCCAGCGCAAGGCCATGGCCGAACTCTTCCAGCCCTTCACCGCCGTCGCCGCTAAGAACAAGTATGCCCAGTTCCCGGTCGAGCACAGCATCGACTTCCTCTCGACGCCGTCGAAAGAAAACTACGAATACGCCGACCCCTTCCTGAAATGGTTCATCGCGCAGGACGCCGTGAACCAGGGCGCCGCGGCGATCCTCGTATCGTCATCCAAAGCCGATGAGCTCGGCGTGCCGGAATCGAAGCGCGTCTACCTGCACGGCGGCGGCGATGCGGGCGACGACCTGATCTCGCTTCGCCCCGTACTCGACCGCTCCTGGGCGATGGACACCGCCGTCTCCCGCGCCCTCGCGCAAGCCGGCAAGGCCCAGTCCGAGATCCGGCATTTCGATCTCTATTCCTGCTTCCCCTGCGCCGTCTTCTCCGGCGCCGCCGCCCTCGGTCTCGACTGGAAGACCGACAAGCGCCCGCTGACCCTGACAGGCGGCCTGCCCTTCTTCGGCGGCCCGGGAAACAATTACTCCCTGCACGGAATAGCCGAGATGGTGCAGACGCTGCGCAAGAACCACGGCAATTTCGGCCTCGTCCTCGCCAACGGCGGCTGGATGACGAAGGAGTCCGCCGGCGTCTATTCGACCACGCCGCCCAAATCCTTCTCACCTGCCGAGCCCTCCGCGAAACCAAAGACGCAGGTTGAAGTCGCCATCGTCTCGGGCGACGCGACCCTCGAGACCTTCACCGTCACCCACGGCAAGGACGGCCCGGAGCGCGGCATCATCTTCGCCCGCTTTGCCGACGGCCGCCGCGTCATCGCCAACAATGCAGGCGCCACCGAACTCGCCGTCCTGCGCCAGGACGCGAGCCCGGTCGGCCGCAAGGTGAAGATCACCGCCGGCGACGAGTCCGCCACCTTCGTCTTCGCCTGA